A single window of Drosophila suzukii chromosome 3, CBGP_Dsuzu_IsoJpt1.0, whole genome shotgun sequence DNA harbors:
- the LOC108007187 gene encoding CTD nuclear envelope phosphatase 1 homolog, whose translation MPLKSESLLVYFFGVATMGLVMSMICVVVPPVRLYLAKIYKIYADYTPIIYPSDDQLTPVSKRRLNLVGKKTLVLDMDETLMTSWMKKHGKDPKNRPTIPHDFKFYLPEYGATVFVYKRPYLDHFLDRVSKWYDLTVFTAGVEAYASPILDFLDRGRGILTKRLYRHDCIDVFGLRAKYVTLASPDLSNVLLLDNSSTECSFNAGNSIHIKSYQIGSRDEALINLLPFLDALRFTKDVRSVLQRCTRFEGLTTFLERVTQ comes from the exons ATGCCGCTTAAAAGTGAATCCTTGTTGGTTTA CTTCTTTGGCGTGGCCACCATGGGTCTTGTGATGAGCATGATCTGCGTGGTGGTTCCCCCAGTGCGTCTCTATCTGGCGAAGATTTACAAGATCTATGCGGATTACACGCCCATTATTTATCCAAGTGATGATCAATTGACACCCGTTTCCAAGAGGCGACTTAATTTGGTGGGCAAGAAAACCCTTGTTCTGGACATGGATGAGACCCTGATGACATCGTGGATGAAGAAACATGGCAAGGACCCAAAGAATCGGCCAACTATACCACACGACTTTAAGTTCTACTTGCCGGAATACGGGGCCACCGTCTTTGTCTACAAGCGACCCTATTTGGATCATTTTCTGGACCGCGTATCCAAGTGGTACGACCTGACTGTTTTTACTGCTGGAGTCGAGGCCTATGCCTCACCGATTCTGGATTTTTTGGACAGGGGACGTGGCATTCTGACGAAGCGCCTGTACCGCCACGACTGCATCGATGTTTTTGGTCTTAGGGCCAAGTACGTAACGCTGGCCTCCCCAGATCTATCCAATGTCCTGCTCTTGGATAACTCTAGCACCGAATGCAGTTTCAATGCGGGAAACTCCATTCACATCAAGTCCTATCAAATTGGCAGTCGTGATGAGGCCCTCATCAATTTGCTACCTTTTCTAGATGCCCTGCGCTTTACCAAAGATGTACGATCCGTCCTACAAAGATGCACCCGATTTGAGGGTCTCACCACATTTCTAGAAAGAGTCACTCAGTGA